One window of Candidatus Rokuibacteriota bacterium genomic DNA carries:
- a CDS encoding polysaccharide deacetylase family protein codes for MRWRERLERGFFLVERVVTALLYSWCVARERFGRGARVPILMYHQVGDPLRGVRACQDCVSPGCFTRQLRAILRAGYRVISLGQLVRWLDASPDALKRCVVLTFDDGFRGQFRNAYPVLRRYGVPATFFLIAGYIGTDTFFPHLGLAGRPDGGRDGALSDWRPLSWDEAKGLARNGMEIGSHSVSHRSLGRMGRDEAAAEVRRSKEILEERLGIRVEGFAYPFGSRAYRDFDRGVQELLREAGYRVACTTVVGRNSGGADRLALRRIPVEEADGPFRIRCKLVGAYDWVGAVKALWQRLVPREESVDLELAAPQASARGSAS; via the coding sequence ATGAGGTGGCGGGAGCGTCTCGAGCGCGGGTTCTTCCTGGTGGAGCGCGTGGTCACGGCGCTCCTCTACTCGTGGTGCGTCGCGCGGGAGCGCTTCGGGAGAGGGGCGAGAGTGCCGATCTTGATGTACCACCAGGTCGGCGATCCCCTGAGGGGAGTCAGGGCGTGTCAGGATTGCGTCTCTCCCGGCTGCTTCACCCGGCAGCTGCGCGCCATCCTCAGAGCGGGGTATCGGGTGATCTCGCTCGGGCAGCTCGTCCGCTGGCTCGACGCTTCACCCGATGCGCTGAAACGCTGCGTCGTCCTCACCTTCGATGACGGCTTCCGCGGCCAGTTCAGGAACGCCTATCCCGTCCTTCGGCGGTACGGGGTCCCCGCCACGTTCTTCCTCATCGCCGGGTATATCGGGACAGACACGTTCTTCCCCCACCTCGGCCTCGCGGGCAGGCCGGATGGCGGGAGGGATGGGGCGCTCTCGGACTGGCGTCCGCTCTCCTGGGACGAGGCGAAGGGGCTGGCTCGAAACGGCATGGAGATCGGCTCCCACAGCGTGTCCCACCGATCGCTGGGGCGCATGGGGAGGGACGAGGCGGCGGCCGAGGTCCGGCGGTCGAAGGAGATCCTGGAGGAGCGCCTGGGCATCCGCGTCGAGGGCTTCGCGTATCCGTTCGGATCGCGCGCCTACCGTGACTTCGATCGGGGCGTCCAGGAGCTGCTCCGTGAAGCCGGCTATCGCGTTGCCTGTACGACGGTGGTGGGCCGAAACAGCGGGGGCGCGGACCGCCTGGCGCTCCGCCGCATTCCGGTGGAGGAAGCGGACGGGCCCTTCCGCATCCGCTGCAAGCTCGTGGGCGCGTACGACTGGGTGGGCGCGGTCAAGGCGCTCTGGCAGCGCCTGGTGCCGCGCGAGGAGAGCGTTGACCTCGAACTGGCCGCGCCTCAGGCGTCGGCTCGTGGGAGCGCGTCGTGA
- a CDS encoding ATP-grasp domain-containing protein has product MSVLVTDASGNHALAVVRSLGRRGIRVAAADSAWWAKSFFSRYCARRALHPSPAGGVDAFVSGLCRILDEVRPMMLMPMTERTILALMVRREEIESRVALAPLPAPEALSVVFDKHATIELATSLGVPVPKTLRLSGLEDLDRLRSEISFPAVIKPRRSEIWTADDRIVPGGPVEYCFSAEELEAKYLAVHRRAPLPLIQEFIPGEGYGVSVLYRRGRLKALFAHRRLRMIRPTGSGSSLRESIAPPPAMVDAARALLDALAWHGVAMVEFKLDARDGTPKLMEVNGRFWNSVPLAVAAGVDFPFLLYRLAVDGDVREHLEYRVGVQSRWLVGDVRHLVEVLGGKPRGWADGFPSRWRTLRDFMKFFGRDMHYDEFWLSDPLPLFADFADFFFRQVPQRLVPRRPTAVEEKPACEFAPSRMGGPCGFSG; this is encoded by the coding sequence GTGAGTGTCCTGGTTACGGACGCGAGCGGCAACCACGCGCTGGCGGTGGTCAGGTCGCTCGGCCGGCGGGGGATCCGCGTGGCCGCGGCCGACAGCGCGTGGTGGGCGAAGAGCTTCTTCAGCCGCTACTGCGCGCGCCGAGCCCTCCATCCGTCGCCGGCGGGGGGAGTGGACGCGTTCGTGAGCGGACTCTGCCGGATCCTCGACGAGGTCAGGCCGATGATGCTGATGCCGATGACCGAGCGGACCATCCTTGCGCTCATGGTCAGGCGAGAGGAGATCGAATCCCGGGTCGCCCTGGCCCCGCTCCCCGCTCCGGAAGCGCTCTCCGTCGTCTTCGACAAGCACGCGACGATCGAGCTGGCCACGTCTCTCGGCGTTCCGGTGCCGAAGACGCTTCGCCTCTCCGGCCTGGAGGATCTGGACCGGCTTCGCTCCGAGATCTCGTTCCCCGCGGTGATCAAGCCGAGGCGGTCCGAGATCTGGACGGCCGACGACCGGATCGTGCCGGGCGGGCCCGTCGAGTACTGCTTCAGCGCCGAGGAGCTGGAGGCGAAGTATCTGGCCGTTCACCGCAGGGCGCCGCTGCCGCTCATCCAGGAGTTCATCCCGGGCGAGGGGTACGGGGTCTCGGTCCTGTACCGCCGCGGGCGGCTCAAGGCGCTGTTCGCGCACCGGCGGCTCCGGATGATTCGCCCCACCGGCTCGGGAAGCTCGCTGCGCGAGAGCATCGCCCCTCCGCCGGCCATGGTGGATGCCGCGCGGGCGCTCCTGGACGCGCTCGCATGGCACGGCGTCGCCATGGTGGAGTTCAAGCTGGACGCGCGGGATGGCACACCGAAGCTGATGGAGGTCAACGGCCGCTTCTGGAACTCGGTCCCCCTCGCGGTGGCCGCCGGCGTGGATTTTCCCTTTCTCCTGTACCGCCTCGCGGTGGACGGTGATGTGCGTGAGCACCTGGAGTACCGGGTGGGAGTGCAAAGCCGGTGGCTCGTCGGGGATGTCCGGCACCTGGTGGAGGTGCTCGGCGGGAAGCCGCGGGGATGGGCCGACGGATTTCCCTCGCGCTGGAGAACGCTGCGGGACTTCATGAAATTTTTCGGACGGGACATGCACTACGACGAATTCTGGCTGTCGGACCCGCTTCCGCTGTTTGCGGATTTCGCCGACTTCTTCTTTCGCCAGGTCCCCCAGCGCCTCGTCCCGCGCCGCCCCACAGCCGTCGAGGAGAAGCCGGCGTGCGAATTCGCCCCGAGTCGGATGGGAGGGCCATGCGGATTCTCTGGGTGA